A part of Corynebacterium afermentans subsp. lipophilum genomic DNA contains:
- a CDS encoding copper chaperone PCu(A)C — protein MNKRIVTGLAAAALVLAGCSDETNSAAEQQSSLNEATSEAATVNPATDVAASELDNDAVTLEQGTVRAKTAKDTADGSDMTSIFGTLHNNTDKDLSVVGFTTSLGEADYQIHEVVDGMMRQKDGGFDIPAGGTHELAPGGDHFMVMGYAPAIEAGDAIDLTLLLEGGATVTVPDVAVRTMLPGDESYGDIAEHAEHKH, from the coding sequence ATGAACAAACGAATCGTCACTGGCCTTGCAGCAGCAGCTTTGGTGCTCGCAGGTTGCTCCGATGAGACCAACAGCGCAGCGGAGCAGCAGTCTTCGCTCAACGAGGCGACCTCGGAGGCGGCAACCGTAAACCCGGCAACCGATGTGGCAGCCAGTGAGCTGGACAACGATGCGGTCACCCTCGAGCAGGGCACCGTTCGCGCGAAGACAGCAAAGGATACGGCTGACGGCAGCGACATGACCTCCATCTTCGGCACGCTGCACAACAACACCGACAAGGACCTCTCGGTCGTGGGCTTCACCACCTCTCTCGGCGAGGCGGACTATCAAATCCACGAGGTCGTCGACGGGATGATGCGCCAGAAAGACGGTGGCTTCGACATCCCCGCGGGCGGCACCCACGAGTTGGCTCCGGGCGGCGACCACTTCATGGTGATGGGCTACGCGCCGGCCATCGAGGCTGGCGACGCCATCGACCTCACCTTGCTGCTCGAAGGCGGCGCGACCGTGACCGTGCCGGATGTTGCCGTGCGCACCATGCTTCCCGGCGACGAAAGCTACGGCGATATCGCCGAGCACGCCGAGCACAAGCACTAA
- a CDS encoding copper resistance CopC family protein yields MIGSDPEDKGVVSEFPDAVTLEFSGEIQDGFNTVALSRDINGQSEVVYSGEPEIDGRFVTLDVPADLDAQPGDYKVGYQIVSSDGHSTKGMTSFSFNPSGETTSDASQDPVVDAAEGMSTTMKVLLALAGVLVVAGAGFGALAKSRRISETDTETDK; encoded by the coding sequence GTGATTGGCTCGGACCCCGAAGATAAGGGAGTGGTCAGTGAGTTTCCCGACGCTGTGACCCTGGAGTTTTCCGGGGAAATCCAGGACGGCTTCAACACCGTGGCGCTCTCCCGGGACATCAACGGGCAATCCGAGGTTGTCTACTCCGGCGAGCCCGAGATTGACGGCCGGTTTGTCACCCTCGACGTTCCGGCGGACCTTGACGCACAGCCGGGCGACTACAAGGTGGGCTACCAGATCGTCTCGTCCGACGGGCACTCGACGAAGGGAATGACCTCGTTCAGCTTCAACCCATCCGGTGAGACCACCTCGGACGCGAGCCAGGACCCAGTTGTTGACGCGGCCGAAGGCATGAGCACCACCATGAAAGTGCTGCTCGCACTGGCGGGTGTGCTGGTTGTAGCAGGTGCAGGCTTCGGTGCCTTGGCCAAGAGCCGCCGAATCTCTGAAACCGACACTGAGACGGACAAGTAG